The following coding sequences lie in one Spinacia oleracea cultivar Varoflay chromosome 1, BTI_SOV_V1, whole genome shotgun sequence genomic window:
- the LOC110791704 gene encoding uncharacterized protein produces MAGATLRIQYLLYPKRKSGVIQNSYRGVWMKAFWWIAWYVPTMAYVEGDPIHLFLSPPMVMVHQIVLLVCSVLSNRDMTQFQESELFIHQEINNFVGRRIIGGRRRSSYSFSLCLCLFDCLKLPKR; encoded by the exons ATGGCTGGAG CTACACTTCGAATACAATACTTGCTTTATCCAAAACGGAAGAGTGGTGTGATACAAAACTCGTATCGTGGTGTTTGGATGAAAGCATTTTGGTGGATTGCCTGGTATGTGCCAACCATGGCTTATGTGGAGGGAGATCCGATCCATCTTTTTCTATCTCCTCCTATGGTTATG GTACACCAAATTGTCCTGCTTGTATGTTCAGTTTTGTCCAATAGGGACATGACACAATTTCAAGAGTCTGAGCTATTTATTCACCAAGAGATTAATAATTTTGTGGGAAGGAGGATTATCGGAGGTAGAAGAAGGTCATCttactcattttcactttgtTTATGCTTATTTGATTGTCTCAAGCTTCCAAAAAGATAA